One segment of Pseudobythopirellula maris DNA contains the following:
- a CDS encoding extracellular solute-binding protein — translation MGCSPPPPGEVVVYTALDQEFSEPIFEAFTRRTGVEVKPKYDTESTKTLNLVSAILAESERPRCDLFWNNELLHTLRLERQGALRAYQSPTTAAYPAEYRSAEGEWCGFAARARVLLVNTQLLAEARWPDSIEDLTDPQWRDRCGIAKPLFGTTATHAACLYQAWGKERATRFFEDVQRNCRVMSGNRQVSKAVASGQLLFGLTDTDDAMLEVEAGSPVKIVYPDQGADQEGEELGALFIPNSLCLIKGSPNPAAAEQLMEFLLSPMVEGRLVDGPGAQIPLNPATEAKPRVETPDSVRAMPADFAEAAAGWDAAAEELKRIFATAG, via the coding sequence TTGGGCTGCTCTCCGCCGCCGCCGGGTGAGGTGGTGGTCTACACGGCCCTCGACCAGGAGTTCTCCGAGCCGATTTTCGAGGCCTTCACCCGCCGGACCGGTGTCGAAGTCAAGCCGAAGTACGACACCGAGTCGACCAAGACGCTCAACCTCGTCAGCGCGATCCTCGCCGAGAGCGAGCGGCCGCGGTGCGACTTGTTTTGGAACAACGAGCTGCTGCACACCTTGCGGCTCGAGCGGCAGGGGGCGCTCCGCGCCTACCAGTCACCGACGACGGCGGCCTACCCGGCCGAGTATCGCTCGGCCGAGGGCGAGTGGTGCGGCTTTGCGGCGCGAGCGCGGGTGTTGCTGGTGAACACACAACTGCTCGCCGAGGCGCGTTGGCCCGACTCGATCGAGGACCTGACCGACCCGCAGTGGCGCGACCGGTGCGGGATCGCCAAGCCGCTGTTCGGCACGACGGCGACCCACGCCGCCTGCCTGTACCAAGCGTGGGGCAAGGAGCGGGCCACGCGGTTCTTCGAAGACGTCCAGCGCAATTGCCGAGTGATGTCGGGCAACCGGCAGGTCTCCAAGGCGGTCGCCAGCGGCCAGCTGCTGTTCGGGTTGACCGACACCGACGACGCGATGCTCGAGGTCGAAGCGGGCTCGCCGGTCAAGATCGTGTATCCCGATCAGGGAGCCGACCAAGAGGGCGAGGAGCTCGGCGCGTTGTTCATCCCGAACTCGCTCTGCCTGATCAAGGGTTCGCCCAACCCCGCTGCCGCCGAGCAGCTGATGGAGTTTTTGCTCTCGCCGATGGTCGAGGGCCGGTTGGTCGATGGCCCGGGCGCCCAGATCCCGCTCAACCCGGCCACCGAGGCGAAGCCGCGCGTCGAGACCCCCGATAGCGTGCGGGCGATGCCAGCCGACTTTGCCGAGGCGGCCGCCGGGTGGGACGCCGCGGCCGAGGAGCTCAAACGGATTTTCGCCACGGCCGGCTGA
- a CDS encoding inositol-3-phosphate synthase — MTPRTGLWLVGARGGIAATVAVGLAALKQGAAATTGLVTEGPRLGPLVERLDPIRWDSLVLGGHDIRSTPLAEAARLLENQNGALPHGSAAAYADELAEADRRIRPGVAFRSGPAIERLTEAGCLHEAATPRAAIDQIRADLEAFAADNSLDRVVVVFLGSTEPPVDTASLPARWEELGKTLSDSAGCPLRASSLYAIAAIEAGMPFVNFTPSLGSDCEAIDELARQRAVCHAGRDGKTGETLLKTVLAPMFAERNLEVMSWVGHNIFGNRDGEVLDDPEHKATKVHSKDAVLPPILGYAPQTLVSIESIRSLGDWKTAWDHVHFRGFMGVPMTLQLTWQGCDSALAAPLVLDLARLIDLAQRHGEAGVVRPLAGFFKSPMGASTSDFGAQSRELVDWVASLNGAAS, encoded by the coding sequence ATGACACCACGCACCGGTCTTTGGCTCGTTGGCGCCCGGGGGGGAATCGCCGCCACGGTCGCCGTGGGGCTTGCCGCTTTGAAGCAGGGCGCCGCGGCGACCACCGGCCTGGTGACCGAGGGCCCCCGACTCGGGCCGCTCGTGGAACGACTCGACCCGATCCGCTGGGACTCGCTGGTGCTTGGCGGCCACGACATCCGCAGCACGCCACTCGCCGAGGCTGCCCGGCTGCTGGAAAACCAGAACGGCGCCCTGCCCCACGGATCGGCCGCCGCCTACGCCGACGAGCTGGCCGAAGCCGACCGCCGCATCCGTCCCGGTGTGGCGTTCCGCAGCGGCCCGGCGATCGAGCGTCTCACCGAAGCCGGCTGCCTGCACGAGGCCGCCACGCCCCGCGCGGCGATCGACCAGATTCGCGCCGACCTCGAGGCGTTCGCCGCCGACAACTCGCTCGACCGCGTGGTGGTCGTGTTCCTCGGCTCGACCGAGCCGCCGGTCGACACGGCCTCCCTCCCCGCGCGTTGGGAGGAGCTCGGCAAGACACTGAGTGATTCGGCTGGCTGCCCGTTGCGGGCGAGCTCGCTGTACGCCATCGCCGCGATCGAGGCGGGCATGCCGTTCGTCAATTTCACCCCGTCGCTCGGCAGCGACTGCGAGGCGATCGACGAGCTGGCCCGCCAGCGGGCCGTGTGCCACGCCGGCCGCGACGGCAAGACGGGCGAGACGCTGCTCAAGACCGTGCTCGCCCCGATGTTCGCCGAGCGCAACCTGGAGGTCATGAGCTGGGTGGGCCACAACATCTTCGGCAACCGCGACGGCGAGGTTCTCGACGACCCCGAGCACAAGGCGACCAAGGTCCACAGCAAGGACGCCGTGCTGCCGCCGATCTTGGGCTACGCGCCGCAGACGCTGGTTTCGATCGAATCGATCCGCAGCCTGGGCGACTGGAAAACGGCCTGGGACCACGTGCATTTCCGCGGTTTTATGGGGGTGCCGATGACCCTGCAGCTCACCTGGCAAGGTTGCGACTCGGCGCTGGCCGCCCCGCTGGTGCTGGACCTTGCGCGGCTGATCGACTTGGCCCAAAGGCACGGCGAGGCGGGAGTCGTCAGGCCGCTCGCCGGTTTCTTCAAGAGCCCGATGGGCGCATCGACGAGCGACTTCGGCGCGCAGAGCCGTGAACTCGTCGACTGGGTGGCGTCGCTAAACGGCGCGGCGAGCTAG
- a CDS encoding phage major capsid protein, protein MTVVNYRELKRRYDLDGPRRTVAHLTEALTEGSLKPEDFSIRDLAEALIPEGREWVRTLDPRAAGETALLESGDGVDATAFQGVAGQVVQAKILEAYTQEAFVASRLVDTIPTRLDGEKIPGVSRIGDQVDEVGPGMPYPNLGFDEDYIETPSTTKRGFIVPITREAVFFDRTNLVLSRASEVGEVLGLNKEKRLLDLIVGVANNYKHKGVAYDTYQTSGPWINELSGNELVDWTSVDAAEQVLADILDPATGEPVMLSATTALVMPAYRHAAHRTFNAAEISYTGSGAPSTTIAPNPLGDYRVEASRLAYRRVIASGESAADAKKWWFLGDFRKAFAYMENWPITVTQAPLASDAAFNNDIVFRFKASERGAAAVLNPRFVVKCTG, encoded by the coding sequence GTGACTGTCGTGAATTACCGAGAACTCAAGAGACGCTACGACCTCGACGGCCCGCGCCGAACCGTCGCCCACCTCACCGAGGCGTTGACCGAAGGAAGCCTCAAGCCCGAAGACTTCAGCATCCGCGACTTGGCCGAGGCGCTGATCCCCGAAGGCCGCGAGTGGGTCCGCACGCTCGACCCCCGCGCGGCGGGTGAGACAGCCCTGCTAGAGTCGGGAGACGGCGTCGACGCCACAGCGTTCCAGGGCGTCGCCGGCCAAGTGGTGCAAGCCAAGATCCTCGAGGCCTACACGCAAGAGGCGTTCGTCGCCTCGCGGCTGGTCGACACGATCCCCACGCGGCTCGACGGCGAGAAGATCCCCGGCGTGTCACGTATCGGCGATCAGGTCGACGAGGTCGGCCCAGGCATGCCGTACCCGAACCTCGGGTTCGACGAGGACTACATCGAGACCCCGTCGACCACGAAGCGTGGCTTCATCGTGCCGATCACACGGGAGGCGGTTTTCTTCGACCGCACGAATCTGGTCCTGTCGCGGGCTTCGGAGGTGGGCGAAGTGCTCGGCCTCAACAAGGAGAAGCGGCTGCTTGACCTGATCGTCGGCGTCGCCAACAACTACAAGCACAAGGGGGTGGCCTACGACACCTACCAGACGAGCGGCCCTTGGATCAACGAGCTCAGCGGGAACGAGTTAGTCGACTGGACCAGCGTGGACGCCGCCGAGCAGGTGCTTGCGGACATCCTCGATCCCGCGACGGGCGAGCCGGTGATGCTGAGCGCGACGACCGCCCTGGTGATGCCGGCTTACCGGCACGCCGCTCACCGGACGTTCAACGCCGCCGAGATCTCTTACACGGGATCGGGCGCCCCCTCGACCACGATCGCGCCCAACCCGCTTGGCGACTACCGAGTCGAGGCGAGCCGGCTGGCGTACCGGCGGGTGATCGCCTCGGGCGAATCGGCTGCCGACGCGAAGAAGTGGTGGTTCCTGGGCGACTTCCGCAAGGCGTTCGCGTACATGGAGAACTGGCCGATCACGGTCACCCAGGCGCCACTCGCGAGCGACGCCGCATTCAACAACGACATCGTGTTCCGCTTCAAGGCGAGCGAGCGTGGCGCCGCCGCGGTGCTCAATCCGCGCTTCGTGGTGAAGTGCACCGGCTGA
- a CDS encoding LamG domain-containing protein, translated as MAITIHGGSHLSGGLAPGVGETPLTIACWFRPATLQTAVLLSCCNGSESDEYFSLGVQSDGVLRAAVRSGAFTPLDTTVTYPSNDWSHGAAVFESAVSRRVYLNGGAKQSQASEAAPSGVDVLGVGLLARDGTNFPFSGALAEVAIWKAALTDAEVAALGKGVSPRALTNRLDELVVYQDLVRLEGVAPLGIGLTPSGTIGGERHPAILYPHGDGMSRWSASPSIYRGEAFGVRLANAEQSSPRLAGFGSTEERLLTEVR; from the coding sequence ATGGCCATCACGATCCACGGCGGCAGCCATCTCAGTGGCGGCCTGGCCCCAGGCGTGGGCGAAACGCCGCTGACGATCGCGTGCTGGTTCCGGCCCGCTACGCTCCAAACCGCGGTGCTGCTGTCTTGTTGCAATGGCTCGGAAAGCGACGAGTATTTCTCGCTCGGCGTGCAAAGCGACGGCGTGCTGCGAGCCGCGGTGAGGTCGGGCGCCTTTACGCCTCTCGACACGACCGTGACCTACCCGAGCAACGATTGGAGCCACGGGGCGGCGGTGTTCGAGAGCGCCGTTTCGCGGCGGGTCTACCTGAACGGCGGCGCCAAGCAATCGCAAGCTTCTGAGGCGGCTCCTAGCGGGGTGGACGTTCTGGGCGTGGGCTTGCTCGCTCGCGATGGGACCAACTTCCCGTTCTCCGGCGCCTTGGCCGAGGTGGCGATCTGGAAAGCCGCTCTCACGGACGCCGAGGTCGCGGCGCTTGGCAAAGGAGTTTCCCCTCGGGCGCTGACGAATCGCTTGGACGAACTGGTGGTTTACCAAGACTTGGTGCGACTCGAGGGCGTCGCGCCGCTGGGGATCGGCCTGACCCCCAGCGGGACCATCGGTGGGGAGAGGCACCCGGCGATTCTCTATCCGCACGGGGATGGGATGTCGCGATGGTCGGCTTCCCCATCGATTTATCGTGGCGAGGCGTTTGGCGTGCGACTCGCAAACGCTGAGCAATCGTCTCCCCGGCTAGCGGGGTTCGGATCAACTGAAGAAAGACTTCTGACGGAGGTGCGATAG
- a CDS encoding flavin-containing monooxygenase — MSEVMGADRLDSVAVIGAGSSGLAACAALQREGISYECLEREADLGGVWNYASPGGRVYRSTHLISSKSLTEFLDFSLPDDCPDFPSHAQVLEYFRAYADAMGLHDHIRFGAGVRRMEREAGGWLLELESGERRSYGAVIIANGHNRDPYWPAQSTEFAGEALHSSQYKHPDQLRGKRVLVVGAGNSGCDIAVDSARIADSTTLSMRRGYHILPKYFHGTPIDICGERVLRWRVPLGVRRLLARVVTYFLLGRLRDAGLPEPDHKLFESHPLINSELVYHARHGDIDVRPDVTGFQDCRAQFADGSEGDFDTVVFATGYELTFPFLDANELNWSDNEHKPGLYLNVFHPDNDDLYVLGMIQPDSGQWGLVDRQARLVAKYLKGIRQGAESAGRFQKKKRAPGNRRTTKYLATPRHSLEVEHFSYRRRLDRELRALSKM; from the coding sequence ATGAGCGAAGTGATGGGGGCTGACCGCCTCGACAGCGTGGCGGTGATCGGAGCGGGGTCCTCGGGGCTGGCCGCCTGCGCCGCTCTGCAACGCGAAGGTATCTCTTACGAGTGCCTCGAACGAGAGGCCGATTTGGGGGGGGTGTGGAATTACGCATCGCCCGGGGGGCGGGTGTATCGCTCGACCCATCTGATCTCTTCGAAGTCGTTGACCGAGTTCCTCGATTTCTCGCTCCCTGACGACTGCCCCGATTTCCCGAGCCACGCTCAGGTGCTGGAGTACTTTCGTGCGTACGCCGACGCCATGGGGCTGCACGACCACATACGATTCGGCGCCGGCGTTCGGCGTATGGAGCGTGAGGCTGGGGGTTGGCTCCTCGAACTCGAATCGGGCGAGCGCCGCAGCTACGGGGCGGTCATCATCGCCAACGGGCACAATCGAGACCCCTACTGGCCCGCCCAATCGACGGAGTTCGCCGGAGAGGCGCTTCACTCCTCGCAGTACAAGCACCCCGATCAGCTCAGGGGAAAAAGAGTGCTGGTGGTCGGCGCCGGCAATTCCGGCTGCGACATCGCTGTGGACAGCGCCCGTATCGCCGACTCGACGACCCTGAGCATGCGGCGCGGCTACCACATCCTGCCCAAGTATTTTCACGGCACGCCGATCGACATCTGCGGCGAGCGGGTGCTGCGGTGGCGGGTCCCGCTCGGCGTGCGGAGGCTGCTTGCGAGGGTGGTGACGTACTTCTTGCTCGGTAGGCTCCGCGACGCGGGTTTGCCCGAGCCGGATCACAAGCTGTTCGAGTCGCACCCGCTGATCAACTCGGAGCTCGTCTACCACGCCCGCCACGGCGACATCGATGTGCGTCCGGACGTGACAGGATTCCAAGATTGCAGGGCGCAGTTCGCCGACGGCTCGGAGGGCGATTTCGACACGGTGGTTTTCGCCACAGGGTACGAGTTGACCTTCCCGTTCCTCGACGCCAACGAGCTGAACTGGAGCGACAACGAGCACAAGCCCGGTCTCTACCTCAATGTTTTCCACCCGGATAATGACGACCTGTACGTGCTGGGGATGATTCAGCCCGACAGCGGTCAATGGGGATTGGTCGATCGTCAGGCGCGGCTTGTCGCGAAGTACTTGAAGGGGATTCGCCAGGGGGCGGAATCGGCCGGGCGTTTCCAGAAGAAGAAACGCGCCCCCGGCAACCGCCGGACCACAAAGTACCTCGCCACGCCTCGGCACTCGCTCGAGGTTGAGCACTTTTCTTATCGGCGTCGGCTGGATCGCGAGCTGCGTGCTTTGAGCAAGATGTGA
- a CDS encoding DEAD/DEAH box helicase produces the protein MSDEETTESTIPTVEPEGQPELKFTDMDLSDMMLAALAKIDYEKPSPVQAGVIPLALEGKDVLGQARTGTGKTASFAIPILEMLAESKKGSLPQAIVLVPTRELAVQVRDEFGRLSDGSNVRCVPIYGGKPIKSQIQKLERGCEVVIGTPGRVLDLLGRGALNLAQLRCVVLDEADRMLDIGFRPDIEKILRSCPKQRQTLLLSATVAPGVKRLAERYMNNPVMLDFSPKTKSVDTIEQHYFTVDAVKKFELLVRLLEREQPTQAIVFCRTKRGTDKIYNRLNRKRKGVDCIHGDLAQGARDRVMREFREGNVKVLVATDVVGRGIDVTGISHIINYDIPQSSDDYVHRVGRTGRMGREGVAYTFVTPEEGIELTRIEVLINKLLSRDEIEGFETVASVATRTEKTEPAVRFFGHGAAANEEAPKAAAEAAPEPAEPPKEEKKPGDPSKRRKRHRKAL, from the coding sequence TTGTCTGACGAAGAAACGACCGAATCGACGATCCCGACGGTCGAGCCCGAGGGGCAACCGGAACTCAAATTCACCGACATGGATTTGTCGGACATGATGTTGGCCGCCTTGGCCAAGATCGATTACGAGAAGCCCTCGCCGGTGCAAGCCGGTGTGATCCCTCTCGCATTGGAGGGCAAAGACGTTCTCGGCCAGGCCCGCACGGGCACGGGCAAGACCGCCTCGTTCGCGATCCCGATCCTCGAGATGCTCGCCGAGAGCAAGAAGGGGTCGCTGCCCCAGGCGATCGTGCTCGTCCCCACGCGCGAGCTCGCCGTGCAGGTGCGCGACGAGTTCGGCCGGCTGAGCGACGGCAGCAACGTCCGCTGCGTGCCGATCTACGGCGGCAAGCCGATCAAGAGCCAGATCCAGAAGCTCGAGCGCGGCTGCGAGGTCGTGATCGGCACCCCCGGCCGGGTGCTCGATCTGCTCGGCCGCGGCGCGCTCAACCTCGCCCAACTCCGCTGCGTGGTGCTCGACGAGGCCGACCGCATGCTCGACATCGGCTTCCGGCCCGACATCGAGAAAATCCTGCGCAGCTGCCCCAAGCAACGCCAGACGCTGCTGCTCAGCGCGACCGTGGCGCCGGGCGTGAAACGGCTCGCCGAGCGTTACATGAACAACCCGGTGATGCTCGACTTCTCGCCCAAGACTAAGTCGGTCGATACGATCGAGCAGCACTACTTCACCGTCGACGCGGTCAAGAAGTTCGAGCTGCTCGTGCGGCTGCTGGAGCGTGAACAACCGACGCAAGCGATCGTCTTCTGCCGCACCAAGCGTGGCACCGACAAGATCTACAACCGCCTGAACCGCAAGCGTAAAGGCGTTGACTGCATCCACGGCGACCTCGCCCAAGGCGCCCGCGACCGGGTGATGCGAGAGTTCCGTGAGGGCAACGTGAAGGTGCTCGTGGCGACCGACGTGGTGGGTCGCGGCATCGACGTGACCGGCATCTCACACATCATCAACTACGACATCCCCCAGTCGTCGGACGACTACGTCCACCGCGTCGGCCGCACCGGCCGCATGGGGCGCGAGGGCGTGGCCTACACGTTCGTCACCCCCGAGGAGGGGATCGAGCTCACGCGCATCGAGGTGCTGATCAACAAGCTGCTCAGCCGCGACGAGATCGAGGGCTTCGAGACGGTCGCCTCGGTCGCGACCCGCACTGAGAAGACCGAACCGGCGGTGCGATTCTTCGGCCACGGCGCGGCGGCCAACGAAGAGGCCCCGAAGGCTGCCGCCGAAGCCGCCCCGGAACCAGCCGAGCCGCCCAAAGAAGAGAAGAAGCCCGGCGATCCCTCGAAGCGACGCAAGCGGCACCGCAAGGCGCTCTGA
- a CDS encoding helix-turn-helix domain-containing protein, which yields MATNLRLLMAQRGIRYEDVIDATGLDARTVRGIVNGSKRPHARTLSRLAEGLGVSVERLFHSPNRVTAEGFDSHTNSAIQGVIDANPELFAGWGEEDFGELCSRFGCGGAMTQTGVLQAAEAMNRHRAVLSQARVVLESDQADLLTEVVKAFYDRVTLDK from the coding sequence TTGGCGACGAATCTGCGTCTGCTGATGGCGCAGCGTGGCATCAGGTACGAGGACGTGATCGACGCCACGGGTCTCGACGCCCGCACGGTGCGCGGCATCGTCAACGGCAGCAAACGCCCCCACGCCCGCACGCTCAGCAGGCTCGCCGAGGGCCTTGGCGTGTCGGTCGAACGCCTTTTCCATTCCCCCAACCGGGTCACCGCCGAGGGTTTCGACTCCCACACCAACTCGGCGATCCAAGGCGTGATCGACGCCAATCCCGAGTTGTTCGCCGGCTGGGGCGAAGAAGATTTTGGGGAATTGTGCAGCCGGTTTGGCTGCGGCGGCGCCATGACGCAAACCGGCGTGCTGCAAGCCGCCGAGGCGATGAACCGCCACCGTGCTGTCCTCTCCCAGGCTCGCGTGGTGCTCGAGAGCGACCAGGCCGACCTGCTCACCGAAGTCGTCAAAGCGTTCTACGATCGGGTCACGCTCGACAAGTAG
- a CDS encoding phage portal protein, translating into MPESTEAPSAGLNRLESRLQEAFDALWDSFVDPHEAYHGEGDGWWLPVSVAGQGRGAGEGLAAPQLAQLREECRLLALTNEFAINGHENRISYAVGAGHVYHATIRKGIDAPMELAARVQAVIDEFLEVNRWHARQQESMRRLDRDGEVFLRFFVDSRGVTRIRYIEPHQIARPTAESHNPHATHGVLTDPHDVERVEGYYIDDELTAAAEVQHRKANVDSNVKRGLPLFAPVRSNLRRAEKLLRNMSVVAEIQSAIALIRRHRSASRTGVEQFVANQATQNAADRSGRVRRLTEYGPGTILDAPAGLEYEFPATGVDASSYVTILQAELRAVAARLVMPEFMFTSDASNANFSSTMVAEGPAVKMFERVQAATIEHDLEVMWRVIDGAVRAGRLPDGVGQAVQVQATAPSVHVRNRIEETRIDQIAHQSGVLSPQSWSQHLGLDYDQEQKNLRLHDEKMAGGQNAK; encoded by the coding sequence ATGCCCGAATCGACCGAGGCGCCGAGCGCCGGCTTGAACCGACTCGAGAGCCGCCTGCAAGAGGCGTTCGACGCGCTGTGGGACAGCTTCGTCGATCCCCACGAGGCCTACCACGGCGAGGGAGACGGCTGGTGGCTGCCCGTGTCGGTCGCGGGCCAAGGCCGCGGCGCCGGTGAGGGCCTCGCCGCGCCGCAGCTCGCGCAGCTCCGCGAGGAGTGCCGGCTGCTCGCCCTGACGAACGAGTTCGCCATCAACGGCCACGAGAACCGCATCAGCTACGCGGTCGGCGCCGGGCACGTTTACCACGCGACCATCCGCAAAGGGATCGACGCCCCGATGGAGCTGGCCGCCCGTGTCCAGGCGGTGATCGACGAGTTCCTCGAAGTGAACCGTTGGCACGCCCGCCAGCAAGAGAGCATGCGGCGTCTCGACCGCGACGGCGAGGTGTTCCTGCGTTTCTTCGTCGATTCGCGCGGCGTCACCCGCATCCGCTACATCGAGCCGCACCAGATCGCCCGGCCGACCGCCGAGAGTCACAACCCACACGCCACGCACGGCGTGCTGACCGACCCCCACGACGTGGAGCGAGTCGAGGGCTACTACATCGACGACGAGCTGACGGCGGCCGCCGAGGTGCAGCACCGCAAGGCGAACGTCGACAGCAACGTGAAGCGTGGCCTGCCGCTCTTCGCCCCCGTGCGATCGAACCTGCGGCGCGCCGAGAAGCTGCTCAGGAACATGAGCGTGGTGGCCGAGATCCAGTCGGCGATCGCCCTGATACGCAGGCACCGCTCGGCGTCGCGCACCGGGGTCGAGCAGTTCGTCGCCAACCAGGCGACGCAGAACGCCGCCGACCGGTCGGGGCGCGTGCGGCGGCTCACGGAGTATGGCCCCGGCACGATCCTCGACGCCCCGGCGGGCCTGGAGTACGAGTTCCCCGCCACGGGCGTCGACGCGAGCAGCTACGTCACGATCTTGCAGGCCGAGCTGAGGGCGGTCGCGGCGCGGCTCGTGATGCCCGAGTTCATGTTCACCTCCGACGCGTCGAACGCCAATTTCTCGTCGACGATGGTCGCCGAAGGCCCCGCCGTGAAGATGTTCGAACGGGTGCAGGCGGCGACCATCGAGCACGACCTGGAGGTCATGTGGCGGGTGATCGACGGCGCCGTTCGCGCCGGCCGCTTGCCCGACGGTGTTGGCCAAGCGGTGCAGGTGCAGGCGACGGCGCCGTCGGTCCACGTGCGCAACCGCATCGAGGAGACGCGCATCGATCAGATCGCGCACCAGAGCGGGGTCCTCTCTCCACAATCTTGGAGCCAACACCTGGGTCTCGACTACGACCAGGAGCAGAAGAACCTGCGCCTCCACGACGAGAAAATGGCGGGTGGCCAAAACGCGAAGTAG
- a CDS encoding phage terminase large subunit family protein: protein MRRPTARLARSLSAALPAAFAKAPPEDAAPDASEGLLRWGRRCLPDHFAKPPSAMHHWLAERLDRMTVERGVKVNLVGPRGAAKSTLATLGCVLRAALDASEPYIWIVSDTKSQAQAHLENVKTELLENERLARSYPRATARGSRWTAAGIELKNGVVIEAYGAGQRIRGRRQRAHRPTLIVCDDLQNDGHIASATLRQASHEWFHGALLKAGTERTNVVNLATALHRDALAMRLLAAPGWDSRLFKSLARWPAAAELWAEWEKIYCDHDRSDPAADARSFYHTRRREMDRGAEVLWPAEEDLYALMRMRVESGASAFDREKQGEPADPEKCEWPEAYFGDGCWFDEWPELLTLRTMALDPSKGSDSRQGDYSAIVMLGVDSQGVIHVDADLQRRPTPRMVADGVEWCRRFRPHAFGVEANQWQQLLAAEFVAEFHRVGEIGFAPCEIHNHVSKLVRIRRLGPYLSQRRLRFRRDSAGAKLLVEQLRDFPIASHDDGPDALEMALRLAEEVWRSRGDSVAIDEP, encoded by the coding sequence TTGCGTCGCCCGACCGCTCGGCTGGCGAGATCGCTCAGCGCGGCGCTCCCGGCGGCGTTCGCCAAGGCGCCACCCGAAGACGCGGCGCCCGACGCCTCGGAGGGGCTGCTACGTTGGGGCCGCCGCTGCCTGCCGGACCACTTCGCCAAGCCGCCCTCGGCGATGCACCATTGGCTTGCCGAGCGACTCGATCGGATGACGGTCGAACGTGGCGTGAAGGTCAATCTGGTCGGCCCCCGCGGCGCCGCCAAGTCGACCCTGGCGACGCTCGGCTGCGTGCTCCGCGCGGCGCTCGACGCGAGCGAGCCGTACATCTGGATCGTTTCCGACACCAAGAGCCAGGCGCAGGCCCACCTGGAGAACGTGAAGACCGAGCTGCTCGAGAACGAACGCCTCGCCAGATCGTACCCCCGGGCGACCGCCCGCGGCTCCCGCTGGACGGCCGCCGGCATCGAACTCAAGAACGGCGTGGTGATCGAGGCGTACGGCGCCGGGCAGCGGATCCGCGGGCGGCGTCAACGCGCCCACCGGCCCACGCTGATCGTCTGCGACGACCTTCAGAACGACGGGCACATCGCCTCGGCGACGCTGCGACAGGCTTCTCATGAGTGGTTTCACGGCGCGCTGCTCAAAGCGGGCACGGAGCGGACCAACGTGGTGAACCTCGCCACCGCGCTGCACCGCGACGCCTTGGCGATGCGGCTGCTGGCGGCGCCGGGGTGGGACTCTCGGCTGTTCAAGTCGCTTGCCCGCTGGCCCGCCGCCGCCGAGTTGTGGGCCGAGTGGGAGAAGATTTATTGCGACCACGATCGCAGCGACCCCGCGGCGGACGCGCGATCGTTCTATCACACCCGCCGCCGCGAGATGGACCGGGGCGCCGAGGTGCTGTGGCCCGCCGAAGAGGACCTGTACGCCTTGATGCGGATGCGGGTGGAGAGCGGCGCCTCGGCTTTCGATCGCGAGAAGCAAGGCGAGCCGGCCGACCCCGAAAAGTGCGAGTGGCCCGAGGCGTACTTCGGCGACGGCTGCTGGTTCGACGAGTGGCCCGAACTCTTGACGCTTCGCACCATGGCGCTCGACCCGAGCAAGGGCTCCGATTCGCGGCAGGGGGACTATTCGGCGATCGTGATGCTCGGCGTTGACTCGCAGGGCGTGATCCACGTCGACGCCGACCTCCAGCGTCGCCCCACGCCGCGGATGGTCGCCGACGGTGTGGAGTGGTGCCGCAGGTTCCGGCCCCACGCCTTTGGCGTCGAGGCGAACCAATGGCAGCAGCTGCTAGCCGCCGAGTTCGTGGCCGAATTCCATCGCGTCGGCGAGATCGGTTTCGCGCCGTGCGAGATACACAACCACGTGAGCAAGCTGGTGCGCATTCGCCGGTTGGGACCGTACCTCTCGCAGCGGCGGCTGCGGTTCCGGCGTGATTCGGCCGGGGCCAAGCTCCTGGTCGAGCAGCTCCGCGATTTCCCGATCGCCTCGCACGACGACGGACCCGACGCCCTCGAGATGGCCCTGCGACTCGCCGAAGAGGTGTGGCGTAGCCGGGGCGATTCGGTCGCGATCGACGAGCCGTGA